One Manihot esculenta cultivar AM560-2 chromosome 6, M.esculenta_v8, whole genome shotgun sequence DNA segment encodes these proteins:
- the LOC110617116 gene encoding coniferyl alcohol acyltransferase → MGSEGGDGRFTVTVTKKDVVAAVLPLQEHWLPLSNLDLLLPPVDVSVFFCYRGNDHMMNFGSNVAVLKKAMAQVLVSYYSFAGEVVTNFLGEPEILCNNRGVDFFEAFADVDLKDLNLYNPDHSIEGKLVPKKQDGVLAVQATELKCGGVVVSCTFDHRIADAYSANMFLVSWAELAKTREFLVVPSFRRSLLNPRRPASIDPSLNNMYVPISKLKPPKEPQPQLDFDNLISRIYYVKADQLNQLQSLANCNGNKRTKLESFSAFLWQLVAKSAKKVDASKVVKICKMGIVVDGRTRLKLMDAYFGNVLSIPYGGKRIDDLTENPLSWIASEVHDFLESAVTKEHFLGLIDWVEAHRPEQALAKIYSSGSDDGPAFVVSSGQRFPVSKIDFGWGMPAFGSYHFPWGGSAGYVMPMPSPAWTGDWIVYMHLLKGQMEFIETEAADFFRPLTWNYLDHSFTRFNS, encoded by the exons ATGGGTTCCGAAGGAGGAGACGGCAGGTTCACTGTCACCGTGACCAAGAAGGATGTGGTGGCGGCAGTGCTACCATTGCAAGAACATTGGCTGCCACTTTCCAACCTAGACTTGCTCCTCCCTCCAGTGGACGTGAGTGTTTTCTTTTGTTACAGAGGCAATGACCATATGATGAATTTCGGATCCAACGTCGCTGTTCTCAAGAAAGCCATGGCTCAAGTTTTGGTGTCCTACTACTCCTTCGCCGGTGAGGTTGTGACAAACTTTCTGGGAGAACCAGAGATCCTATGCAACAACCGGGGCGTGGACTTTTTTGAGGCTTTTGCAGATGTTGACCTTAAAGACCTTAACCTGTATAACCCCGACCACAGCATTGAAGGCAAATTGGTACCCAAAAAGCAGGATGGAGTGCTTGCTGTCCAG GCAACGGAACTCAAGTGCGGTGGTGTAGTGGTGTCTTGCACGTTTGATCATCGCATAGCAGACGCTTATTCAGCAAACATGTTTCTTGTGTCGTGGGCAGAGTTGGCTAAAACCAGAGAGTTTTTAGTGGTGCCATCTTTCAGGCGATCTTTGTTGAACCCTAGACGTCCTGCCAGCATTGACCCTTCCCTAAACAACATGTATGTACCCATCTCCAAGCTAAAACCTCCAAAAGAGCCCCAGCCTCAGCTTGATTTTGATAATCTAATAAGCCGCATATATTATGTTAAAGCCGATCAGCTTAATCAACTACAATCACTTGCAAACTGCAATGGCAACAAGAGAACCAAACTCGAGTCTTTTAGCGCCTTTCTGTGGCAACTAGTTGCCAAATCAGCTAAAAAAGTTGACGCGTCTAAAGTGGTGAAGATATGCAAGATGGGCATTGTGGTGGATGGGAGGACAAGGTTGAAACTAATGGATGCGTACTTTGGAAATGTTCTATCTATCCCCTATGGAGGCAAGAGAATTGATGATCTAACGGAAAATCCTTTGAGTTGGATAGCTAGTGAGGTCCATGATTTCCTGGAAAGCGCGGTGACAAAAGAGCATTTCTTAGGACTGATTGACTGGGTTGAGGCTCATAGACCAGAGCAAGCGTTGGCTAAGATATACAGTAGTGGCAGTGATGATGGACCGGCTTTTGTGGTGTCTTCAGGGCAAAGATTTCCAGTTTCAAAGATTGACTTTGGGTGGGGGATGCCTGCTTTTGGATCATATCATTTTCCGTGGGGCGGAAGTGCTGGTTATGTTATGCCGATGCCAAGTCCAGCATGGACTGGTGATTGGATAGTGTACATGCACCTATTGAAAGGACAAATGGAGTTTATAGAGACTGAGGCTGCCGATTTTTTTAGGCCTCTTACTTGGAATTACCTTGACCATTCTTTCACCCGATTCAATAGTTAG